In Rhodothermales bacterium, the genomic window TTCGCGGGCACTCTCAATGGCGGCATCGGTGACCTGGGCCCCGCTCATGAGGGCCGCCACTTCGGCTACGCGTTCATCTTCCGACAACAAGCGCATGCCGGTCCGCGTGCGGTCCCCCACTACATCCTTGGCGACCCTGAAGTGGGCCTCACCCTGGGCGGCCACCTGGGGCAGGTGGGTAATCGTGATGATCTGGTGGTAGCGGGCCAGGTCCCGCATGCGGGCGCCCACCGACTGGGCCACACTGCCGGAGACACCCACATCGATCTCGTCAAACACCAGCATCGGCAGCCGGTCACTCTTGGCCAGGATGGACTTCATGGCCAGCATGATGCGACTGATTTCTCCGCCGGAGGCGATGCGCGCCAGGGCCCGCGGGGGTTCTCCGGGGTTGGTCGAGATGAAGAACTCCACGCGGTCGGTGCCGTCCGGGTGGGCCACCAGGCGCCGACCGTCGGGCATGACGGCCAGTCCATCGTGCGACACATCCTGCTCGAACGCCACCTCAAAGCGGCTCCGCGGCATGCCCAGTCCGTGCAACTCGCTTACCACGGCTTCCTCAACCCGAGCGGCGATCTCGCGTCGCTTGGTCGACAGCCGTTCTGCCGCCTCTCCCAGCGTACGGGAGGCAGCCGCAATCTCATCGGCCAGACGGGTCAGCGCGCCTGAAAAATCCCGGGCCAGATCCACCTGCTCGCCGATTTCGGCTCTGTAGGCCAGCACCGCTTCCAGGGAACCGCCGTAGCGGCGCTTCAGACGATCCAGTTCACCGATGCGCTCCCGGATGGCCTCAAGGCGCTCCGGATTGAATTCGATGCGCGCATTGTAATCCTGCAGAAACGAGGCGATCTCGGAGATGGCGATTTGCGCGGACTCAAGCTCGGAAAGCGACGGTGCGAACTCCGGGTCGATGCGGGCCAGGTCGCGCATTTCGTTGCGCGCCACGGTCAAACGGTCATACACGGCCGACTCGGACTCGTAGAGTACCTCGAACAGGGAGTTCGTGGACTCGTGTAGACGTTCCGCGTTTTCGAGCACGCGCCGCTCGGCCTCCAGCCGCTCTTCTTCGCCGTCGACTGGTGAGGTGCGATCGATCTCTTCAATCTGGAACTCCCAGAGCTCACGCTGACGGGCCAGCTCCGCTTCGCGCGCGGCGAGGTCGTCCCGCTTGCGCACGAGCGCACGTACAGTCTCCAACGCCTCCGAGTACGCCTGCACCAGGGCGGCCAGGCCCCCGTACCCGTCCAGCATGCCCACGTGTGTCTCCACCCGGAGCAGCGACTGGTGATCGTGCTGCCCATGCAGATCCACCAGATGGGTGGCTACCTGCTTGAGCACGTGCACCGTGGCCGGCGAGTCGTTGATGAACGCACGACTTTGCGATCCGGTGATCTCCCGCCGCAGGATGAGTTCCGGCAACCAGTCCAGACCGGCCTCTTCCAGGAGCGGCCGTACCCGCGGCTCGTCCACACCCTCGAATACGCCTTCTACGATCGCCTTTCGGGCCCCGGTGCGCACGACTTCCGTGGAGGCACGCTCTCCCAGAATCATCTTCAGCGCGCCCACCACAATCGATTTTCCGGCGCCCGTTTCTCCTGTGACCACGTTCAGGCCGGGCTGAAACTCGACCTCCAGGCGCTCGATCAGCGCATAGTCACGAATGGAAAGGGATCTCAGCACGCAGTCGGTGGAGTGTTCTACAACTGGAGGCGCTCACCTCCGGAAGTGCAACAAGTTAGTCGTCGTAGACGCACGCGGCGCGGTTGTCGTGCTCATACCACCACCGAAAATTTGCCGCCCCGGGATCCATGCAACCGGAGAGATTGAGCAGCTCCACCCGCCGGAATTCAACCGGGTGGCTTTCGCTCTGCAGCGCGATGTAGCCAGCACCCAGCAGCTCGCCGTCCCGCTTTTCGGCAGGGTCGAATCCGTCCACTACACCGCCGCCGACTTGCGGACGGTAGTAGCCCAGGACCGGCTCCCCCTCCACGGCGTGGGCAATGAGCGAATCACCCAGGACCACCACCTCTACCTCCACCCAGTCGTCGCCGTGAAAGGTCGGGCTTTGGGCATTGATGCAGTGGTCAGTGACCAGTTCGCCGTCCATCTCAACGTGCGTGCCTGGCGTACACAGGTTGGCGGTGGGGCGTTCA contains:
- the recN gene encoding DNA repair protein RecN, encoding MLRSLSIRDYALIERLEVEFQPGLNVVTGETGAGKSIVVGALKMILGERASTEVVRTGARKAIVEGVFEGVDEPRVRPLLEEAGLDWLPELILRREITGSQSRAFINDSPATVHVLKQVATHLVDLHGQHDHQSLLRVETHVGMLDGYGGLAALVQAYSEALETVRALVRKRDDLAAREAELARQRELWEFQIEEIDRTSPVDGEEERLEAERRVLENAERLHESTNSLFEVLYESESAVYDRLTVARNEMRDLARIDPEFAPSLSELESAQIAISEIASFLQDYNARIEFNPERLEAIRERIGELDRLKRRYGGSLEAVLAYRAEIGEQVDLARDFSGALTRLADEIAAASRTLGEAAERLSTKRREIAARVEEAVVSELHGLGMPRSRFEVAFEQDVSHDGLAVMPDGRRLVAHPDGTDRVEFFISTNPGEPPRALARIASGGEISRIMLAMKSILAKSDRLPMLVFDEIDVGVSGSVAQSVGARMRDLARYHQIITITHLPQVAAQGEAHFRVAKDVVGDRTRTGMRLLSEDERVAEVAALMSGAQVTDAAIESARELIIQTV